One region of Glutamicibacter sp. B1 genomic DNA includes:
- a CDS encoding exodeoxyribonuclease VII small subunit, translated as MNAQIPDDIAKLSYEQAREELLTVVNQLETGGVALEASLALWERGEALATHCENWLNGVSQRLEQARAKQVDSNSE; from the coding sequence ATGAATGCACAAATCCCTGACGACATTGCCAAGCTCTCCTACGAGCAAGCCCGTGAAGAGCTGCTAACAGTCGTCAACCAGTTGGAGACCGGTGGCGTCGCACTGGAAGCTTCACTCGCACTATGGGAGCGCGGTGAAGCCTTGGCAACTCACTGCGAAAACTGGCTCAACGGCGTTTCGCAGCGACTTGAGCAAGCCCGCGCTAAGCAGGTCGACTCCAATTCTGAATAG
- a CDS encoding GNAT family N-acetyltransferase: MFFSRRATQLVPELSSDRLLLRQLTMRDENEWITLRYANAQWLQPWDPTNPMGPPESITFRQMITGKDQAAREGTGYSWAIALPQLHQSNPPLIGQVSLSSVQYGAARTASIGYWIDRSHAGFGLMPEACALVIDHCFNDLQLHRLEINIRPENAPSLRVVEKLGFRDEGVRRAFLHIDGAWRDHRTFALNREELSSTMLERIYER, from the coding sequence ATGTTCTTCTCTCGTCGTGCCACACAGCTGGTCCCCGAATTGAGCTCGGATCGATTGCTGTTGCGTCAGTTGACCATGCGTGATGAGAACGAATGGATCACCCTGCGTTATGCCAACGCGCAATGGTTGCAGCCCTGGGATCCCACCAATCCGATGGGGCCACCTGAATCGATTACCTTTCGACAAATGATCACAGGCAAAGATCAAGCAGCTCGCGAAGGCACCGGTTACTCATGGGCCATCGCCCTGCCACAATTGCACCAATCCAACCCACCGTTGATTGGGCAGGTGTCATTGTCCTCAGTTCAGTATGGTGCCGCGCGCACAGCATCCATTGGTTATTGGATTGACCGTAGTCATGCCGGGTTTGGTCTCATGCCAGAAGCTTGTGCGCTGGTGATTGATCATTGTTTTAATGATCTTCAGTTGCATCGGCTGGAGATCAATATCCGTCCGGAAAATGCGCCCAGTTTGAGAGTGGTCGAAAAGTTAGGGTTCCGTGACGAGGGAGTGCGTCGTGCCTTCTTGCATATCGACGGAGCGTGGCGTGATCATCGAACCTTTGCCTTGAATCGGGAAGAGCTTTCCAGCACCATGCTCGAACGCATCTACGAACGCTGA
- a CDS encoding glycine betaine ABC transporter substrate-binding protein has translation MRKTSRLAVLSVALLLPLTACTDQDQSTDASSDQNVVLKLARGNEPVEQAMGEVYKNALKAKGFEVQINKSTDDPYQQVLDGEADIAVDYAGEALSMAKDASSITGEDGVLSVDELKNLRSEINDSNDSIEALDLSNADSGKVLVMSPAEAETHSVDSWSSLAAACEKLTIITDDSEITNLESGLKTAGCQKPQLSVVQSDDLATQLRASVDRAVAMSAGNAMISDEGFKSISDTAKLFDAQPIMLLASNNVNNKARGELNKVTGQLSQQTLVELNRMVSEPGAMKPAQAANRWEWIIE, from the coding sequence TTGCGAAAAACCTCCCGCCTTGCTGTCCTCAGCGTTGCCCTATTGTTGCCTCTAACTGCCTGCACTGACCAAGATCAGAGCACTGATGCTTCTTCGGACCAGAATGTTGTTTTGAAGTTGGCGCGCGGTAATGAGCCGGTGGAGCAGGCCATGGGCGAGGTATACAAAAACGCACTGAAGGCTAAAGGCTTCGAAGTTCAAATCAACAAGTCCACGGATGATCCGTACCAGCAAGTACTTGATGGCGAAGCTGATATCGCTGTGGACTACGCTGGCGAAGCGCTGAGCATGGCCAAAGATGCGTCAAGCATCACCGGTGAAGACGGTGTACTTTCAGTCGATGAGCTAAAGAACCTGCGTTCGGAAATCAACGACTCGAACGATTCCATCGAAGCCCTAGACCTCAGTAACGCGGATTCAGGAAAAGTCCTGGTGATGAGCCCGGCCGAGGCTGAAACCCATAGCGTTGATTCCTGGTCGTCACTAGCTGCAGCATGCGAAAAGCTCACCATCATTACCGACGATTCCGAAATCACAAACTTGGAAAGCGGTTTGAAAACTGCAGGCTGCCAGAAGCCTCAGCTCTCCGTGGTTCAAAGTGATGACCTGGCGACCCAGCTGCGTGCCTCCGTGGACCGAGCAGTCGCAATGAGCGCGGGCAACGCGATGATTTCCGATGAAGGATTTAAGAGCATCTCCGATACCGCCAAACTTTTTGATGCGCAGCCAATCATGCTGCTGGCCAGCAACAACGTTAATAACAAAGCACGTGGAGAATTGAACAAGGTCACCGGGCAACTCTCACAGCAGACCCTAGTGGAACTAAACCGAATGGTCAGCGAGCCCGGGGCGATGAAGCCCGCGCAGGCGGCGAACCGCTGGGAATGGATTATCGAGTAG
- a CDS encoding PPK2 family polyphosphate kinase — translation MSSYPKNLIKALRAEPDLKLSQRATKNPDWWPKDAPQDKKAAQKRMDKIAQPLSDLQERFFAASVQGEEAPAVLLILQGMDTSGKGGIVRHVMGILDPQGVEHHAFKAPTKEELAHDFLWRITNALPGNGKVGVFDRSHYEDVLIARVKELVSAEVLDSRYSKIVDFEKQLVEQDILPIKVMLHISKDEQYKRLSERLERTDKHWKYSPGDIDDRLLWEDYQQAYEIAINQTDSKTAPWHIVPADQKWRARLCVAELLLDTLQKNTVPWPEADFDVAGEKARLDATK, via the coding sequence TTGAGCTCATACCCAAAGAATCTGATCAAGGCGTTACGCGCGGAGCCAGATCTGAAACTCTCACAGCGGGCTACTAAAAATCCTGACTGGTGGCCCAAAGATGCGCCGCAGGACAAAAAGGCTGCACAGAAGCGGATGGATAAGATTGCTCAGCCGCTTTCAGATCTTCAAGAACGCTTCTTTGCTGCGTCAGTGCAAGGAGAAGAAGCACCGGCAGTATTGCTGATTCTGCAGGGTATGGATACCTCAGGCAAGGGAGGCATCGTCCGCCATGTGATGGGTATTTTGGATCCGCAGGGCGTTGAGCATCATGCGTTTAAGGCGCCGACTAAAGAAGAACTAGCTCACGACTTCCTATGGCGTATCACTAATGCGTTGCCAGGTAACGGCAAAGTGGGAGTCTTTGACCGGTCCCATTATGAGGATGTCTTGATTGCCCGAGTCAAAGAACTGGTCAGCGCAGAAGTTTTGGACTCTCGTTATTCCAAGATTGTGGACTTTGAAAAGCAGCTAGTTGAGCAGGACATCCTTCCGATCAAGGTGATGTTGCACATCAGCAAAGACGAGCAGTACAAGAGACTTTCTGAGCGCCTCGAACGCACGGATAAGCATTGGAAGTACTCGCCGGGGGATATTGACGATCGCTTGCTCTGGGAGGACTACCAGCAGGCTTACGAGATCGCCATCAACCAGACCGATAGCAAGACTGCGCCGTGGCATATTGTCCCGGCTGATCAGAAGTGGCGAGCCCGCTTATGCGTGGCCGAACTATTGCTTGATACCTTGCAGAAAAACACTGTGCCATGGCCAGAAGCCGACTTTGATGTGGCCGGCGAAAAGGCCCGCTTGGACGCCACTAAGTAA
- a CDS encoding NUDIX hydrolase yields the protein MTRRSEHTGEFFDTRLAAYCLVEHDGKILLTLWDMRHRDPKFIPRWSLPGGGIDLGEPIIEGAKREVYEETGYAVGDLTLLDVTTGVIPGAKRYSGDGHPMQTVAVTYRATLTGGELRHEVNGSTSQAAWFTREEIQQLNCIERVDNILRLTAPRD from the coding sequence ATGACACGACGTTCAGAGCACACCGGTGAATTCTTCGATACCCGACTCGCAGCCTACTGCTTGGTGGAACACGATGGAAAGATCCTATTGACGCTCTGGGATATGCGCCATCGCGATCCGAAGTTCATCCCTCGCTGGTCCTTGCCTGGTGGAGGCATCGATCTAGGCGAACCTATTATCGAGGGTGCCAAACGCGAAGTCTATGAAGAGACTGGCTATGCAGTGGGGGACCTAACCCTTCTAGATGTCACCACTGGGGTGATACCGGGAGCCAAACGCTACTCGGGTGACGGGCACCCCATGCAAACTGTGGCGGTGACCTATCGTGCGACGCTCACCGGTGGCGAATTACGTCATGAGGTCAACGGCTCCACCAGCCAGGCTGCATGGTTCACCCGTGAAGAAATTCAGCAGTTGAATTGTATTGAGCGGGTGGACAACATTCTGCGACTGACCGCACCTCGCGATTAG
- a CDS encoding Lrp/AsnC family transcriptional regulator — protein sequence MSPHSKNYSNVDLDEIDRIIIDELVANARISNATLAQRAGIAPSTALLRTRSLVERGILTGYHAEVDLGAVGRTVQALISVKLRAHDREKIDTFVERIPRLPEVLSMFHVSGGTDYLLHIAVGSTDHLRDWVLDNLATDESVGHTETTLVFAHHHGNRGPLPSEDSMS from the coding sequence ATGTCCCCGCACTCAAAGAATTATTCAAACGTCGATCTAGATGAAATCGATCGAATCATCATCGACGAATTGGTAGCCAATGCGCGTATCTCCAATGCAACGCTCGCTCAGCGGGCTGGCATTGCTCCTTCCACCGCTTTGCTGCGCACACGTTCCTTAGTTGAGCGAGGCATTCTCACCGGCTACCACGCTGAAGTAGACCTTGGAGCGGTAGGTCGCACAGTTCAGGCATTAATCTCGGTGAAGCTTCGCGCTCATGACCGCGAGAAGATCGACACCTTCGTCGAACGCATTCCTCGCCTTCCCGAGGTCCTGTCAATGTTCCACGTTTCAGGTGGCACTGACTATCTTCTGCATATTGCGGTGGGTTCCACTGATCACTTGCGCGATTGGGTGCTCGATAACCTAGCAACCGATGAATCGGTGGGTCATACCGAAACAACACTGGTCTTTGCTCATCACCACGGAAACCGTGGACCGTTGCCTTCTGAAGACTCGATGAGTTAG
- a CDS encoding pyridoxal phosphate-dependent aminotransferase — MAEFKQSTKLHNVLYDIRGPLLEHAQRMESEGHRILKLNIGNPAPFGFEAPDAVLVDMIRNLPNAQGYSDSRGILSARTAVSQYYQTRGIQTIGVDDIYLGNGVSELITLSLNALLNNGDEILIPAPDYPLWTASVSLAGGTPVHYLNTEEEGWLPDLEDMEAKITDRTKGIVIINPNNPTGAVYPRETLEGILELARKHGLIVYSDEIYEKILYDDAEHINTASLADDVLILTFSGLSKAYRVCGFRAGWMAISGPKHQAADYIEGINLLTNMRLCANVPAQHAIQTALGGYQSINDLILPGGRLLEQRDAAYDLLTAIPGVSVQKAKGSLYMFPKLDPEVYPMHDDEVFALELLKAQKILITQGTAFNWVRPDHFRLVTLPNVRDLTDAVGRIGQFLEDWRARA, encoded by the coding sequence ATGGCAGAATTCAAGCAATCGACGAAACTGCACAACGTGCTGTACGACATCCGTGGCCCGCTCTTGGAGCACGCCCAGCGTATGGAGTCCGAAGGGCACCGTATCCTGAAGCTGAACATCGGCAATCCCGCGCCGTTCGGCTTTGAAGCGCCTGACGCGGTGCTTGTCGACATGATTCGCAACCTGCCCAACGCCCAAGGCTACTCTGATTCTCGGGGCATCCTCTCGGCCCGTACCGCAGTATCGCAGTACTACCAGACCCGCGGTATCCAGACCATCGGTGTGGATGACATCTACCTAGGCAATGGCGTTTCCGAGCTCATCACGCTGTCGTTGAATGCGTTGCTGAACAATGGGGACGAGATCCTGATTCCTGCCCCAGACTACCCGCTGTGGACCGCATCGGTTTCGCTAGCTGGTGGCACCCCGGTGCACTACTTGAACACTGAAGAAGAGGGCTGGCTTCCTGACCTCGAAGATATGGAAGCTAAGATCACCGATCGCACTAAGGGCATCGTGATCATCAACCCGAATAACCCCACCGGTGCGGTGTACCCGAGGGAAACCCTTGAGGGCATTCTGGAACTGGCACGCAAGCACGGGCTCATTGTGTATTCGGACGAGATCTACGAAAAGATTCTCTACGATGATGCCGAGCACATCAACACCGCTTCGTTGGCCGATGACGTGCTGATCCTGACTTTCTCCGGTTTGTCTAAGGCATATCGTGTTTGTGGTTTCCGTGCTGGTTGGATGGCAATTTCCGGTCCAAAACATCAGGCTGCAGATTACATTGAAGGCATTAACCTTCTGACCAATATGCGTCTGTGTGCCAACGTTCCAGCACAGCACGCAATCCAGACCGCATTGGGCGGGTATCAGTCCATCAATGACTTGATTCTGCCTGGCGGACGACTCTTGGAACAGCGTGATGCTGCCTATGATTTGCTGACCGCAATTCCAGGTGTCTCGGTGCAAAAGGCCAAGGGTTCGCTGTACATGTTCCCGAAGCTGGATCCAGAAGTGTATCCGATGCATGATGACGAGGTATTTGCCCTTGAACTGCTCAAGGCGCAGAAGATTCTGATTACTCAGGGCACGGCCTTCAACTGGGTCCGTCCCGATCACTTCCGCTTAGTGACGCTGCCGAACGTGCGGGATCTGACCGATGCTGTAGGTCGTATTGGACAGTTCCTCGAAGACTGGCGAGCTCGCGCTTAG